In Thermodesulfovibrio thiophilus DSM 17215, a single genomic region encodes these proteins:
- the rsmH gene encoding 16S rRNA (cytosine(1402)-N(4))-methyltransferase RsmH, giving the protein MDCKKIHIPVMVREVIELLSPEVDGVYVDATVGCGGHSVEILKQSGFAGRLIGIDRDESAIKSSAEVLIDSRVILRKARFSELKDVLSELNIEQIDGIIFDLGVSMLQLKDLSRGFSFHSESMLDMRMDQTTSLTAWDVVNKYPENKLEQIFRDYGDEPFARRIAREIVRQRSRKPIDSCKELSELIKRIISRRGRLHPATRIFQAIRIEINREIDELKEGLRQTVELLKSGGRICVISYHSGEDRVVKNFFRDEEKKGRLKILTKKPILPSIDEITRNPSARSARFRGGEKL; this is encoded by the coding sequence ATGGATTGTAAAAAGATACATATTCCTGTGATGGTAAGAGAGGTGATTGAACTCCTTAGTCCTGAAGTGGACGGAGTCTATGTTGATGCCACAGTGGGTTGCGGAGGACATTCAGTTGAGATACTTAAGCAATCCGGTTTTGCTGGAAGATTAATCGGAATTGATAGAGATGAGTCCGCCATAAAGAGTTCTGCTGAGGTTCTCATTGATTCGAGGGTAATTTTAAGGAAGGCGAGATTCTCTGAGTTAAAAGATGTGCTTTCAGAGTTAAATATTGAACAGATTGATGGAATTATTTTTGATCTAGGTGTTTCAATGCTTCAGTTGAAGGATCTGTCAAGAGGATTCAGTTTCCATTCAGAAAGCATGCTTGATATGAGAATGGACCAGACAACATCTCTTACAGCATGGGATGTTGTAAATAAGTATCCTGAAAATAAGCTTGAACAAATTTTCAGAGACTATGGCGATGAACCATTTGCAAGGAGAATCGCAAGAGAAATTGTAAGGCAGAGGAGCAGAAAGCCAATTGATAGTTGTAAGGAGCTATCAGAACTCATAAAAAGGATTATTTCAAGAAGAGGAAGGCTTCATCCAGCAACCAGAATTTTTCAGGCAATAAGAATAGAAATAAACAGAGAAATTGATGAACTCAAAGAAGGATTAAGACAGACAGTTGAATTATTAAAATCAGGTGGAAGAATCTGTGTAATCTCCTACCATTCAGGAGAGGACAGAGTTGTGAAAAATTTTTTCAGAGATGAGGAAAAAAAAGGCAGACTGAAAATTCTTACTAAAAAACCTATTCTACCTTCTATTGATGAAATTACCAGAAACCCGTCAGCAAGAAGTGCGAGATTTAGGGGAGGTGAAAAGTTATGA
- the mraZ gene encoding division/cell wall cluster transcriptional repressor MraZ yields MISFIGKYYHNLDQKGRVMMPASLREVLSGRYPSGKLYLTNAPFDRALHLYPFEEWVKLEDKIRELPKSDEAVMYFLRRVIASAVPLELDKQGRILIPYEHRQDAGINSEVVIVGQIERIEIWDKATWDSITDPTKVDIKRIQDGLAKYGL; encoded by the coding sequence ATGATATCTTTCATAGGGAAATATTACCATAATCTTGATCAAAAAGGAAGAGTGATGATGCCAGCCTCTCTAAGAGAGGTTCTGTCTGGTAGATATCCATCAGGGAAGCTTTATCTTACAAATGCTCCATTTGACAGAGCATTGCATCTTTATCCTTTTGAAGAATGGGTAAAGCTTGAAGACAAAATAAGAGAACTGCCGAAGTCTGATGAGGCAGTTATGTATTTTTTGCGAAGAGTTATAGCGTCAGCTGTTCCTTTAGAACTTGATAAACAGGGAAGAATACTCATTCCTTATGAACACAGACAGGATGCTGGTATTAACTCAGAGGTTGTTATTGTTGGCCAGATTGAAAGAATTGAAATATGGGATAAGGCTACATGGGATAGCATAACAGACCCAACAAAAGTCGATATAAAGAGGATTCAGGATGGTCTTGCTAAGTATGGATTGTAA
- the bioF gene encoding 8-amino-7-oxononanoate synthase: protein MFEKFFEIIEKKLQQLKDQQLYRSIIDMETAEGMKITIKGRSYINFASNDYLGLSKHPLVKKSAQKAIELFGAGSGAARLLSGGTLIHKELEKLICKFKDSEASLVLNSGYTANSCLIPAIADEDDLILSDELNHASIIDGCRLSRAKKLIYRHKDLQHLIRLIKDTPCNGKKIIITDTVFSMDGDIAPIREIYELCKSEEALLYIDDAHGTGILGEGHGTLKHFGLSADNFVIQMGTLSKAVGCFGAFVCGTDILINWFINSARGFIFSTALPSSVVASSYASLKIIMEDKTLIKKLWENTQRVMNTIKTLKLSTTDTQTPIIPILFENIEDAMRASNILNNSGIYAPVIKPPTVRTPRIRISISAGHTEEDIERLNKALINLYQQPHQA, encoded by the coding sequence ATGTTTGAAAAATTTTTTGAAATTATTGAAAAAAAATTACAACAACTAAAAGATCAACAACTTTATCGTTCAATTATTGATATGGAAACTGCGGAAGGTATGAAGATCACCATCAAAGGCAGAAGTTATATAAATTTTGCATCCAATGACTATCTCGGGTTGAGCAAGCATCCACTGGTCAAGAAATCCGCTCAGAAAGCAATTGAACTCTTCGGTGCCGGTTCCGGAGCTGCGCGTCTTTTAAGTGGTGGGACACTGATTCATAAAGAGCTGGAAAAACTTATCTGCAAGTTTAAGGATTCAGAGGCTTCTTTAGTTTTAAACTCCGGTTATACAGCAAATAGTTGTTTAATTCCAGCTATTGCAGATGAAGATGATTTAATTTTAAGTGATGAACTTAATCATGCAAGCATAATAGATGGATGCAGGCTAAGCAGAGCAAAAAAACTTATCTACAGACATAAAGATTTACAACATCTTATCAGGCTTATTAAAGACACTCCATGTAATGGTAAAAAAATTATCATAACAGATACTGTTTTCAGCATGGATGGAGATATTGCTCCTATTAGAGAAATTTATGAACTCTGCAAATCTGAGGAAGCTCTACTTTATATTGATGATGCACATGGAACAGGTATTCTTGGAGAAGGTCATGGTACATTGAAGCACTTTGGATTATCTGCTGATAATTTTGTAATTCAGATGGGCACACTGTCAAAAGCAGTTGGTTGTTTTGGTGCGTTTGTCTGCGGCACTGATATCCTGATAAACTGGTTTATAAATTCTGCAAGAGGCTTTATATTTTCAACTGCTTTACCATCAAGCGTGGTTGCATCTTCATATGCTTCACTGAAAATTATAATGGAAGATAAAACATTGATAAAAAAACTGTGGGAAAACACTCAAAGAGTCATGAATACTATAAAAACACTCAAACTTAGCACAACAGATACACAGACTCCTATTATTCCAATTCTTTTTGAAAATATAGAAGATGCAATGAGAGCATCAAACATTCTTAATAACTCAGGTATTTATGCACCTGTGATCAAACCTCCAACAGTCAGAACTCCAAGAATAAGAATCTCCATAAGTGCAGGCCATACTGAAGAGGATATCGAAAGATTAAATAAAGCTCTTATCAACCTCTACCAACAACCTCACCAAGCCTGA
- a CDS encoding type II secretion system F family protein — protein MPLTYSWKGRTQEGNLVTGETEAENELELLLALRNSGIIPRYVKEKEERKIFTFGKVSQKDILFFTRQFATLFAAGVPVVQAFDALIDQIKNKSFKKVLIQMRNDIEKGSSLAESMKRHPKVFNSLFINMVRAGEEGGILEKVLQRMADYFEKMIKLKRKIIGAMIYPSLIIAVAVLVVSIIMIFVIPTFAKLFGEMGIDLPLPTRITIAVSNFMAKSAVFILAGIIGFFVFIKFLRKSERGKKIIDGVLLKAPLLGVVLLKASLSRFARTLGTLLSSGVPILSSMEISARASANKIIEDVVLEMKEDVTAGKSLTEVLKTNPEIFPPIFVQMVSVGESTGATDEMLNKVADFYDEEVDNAVANLMSMLEPALIIFLGVTIGFIVLSLYLPIFRLGEVVGRG, from the coding sequence ATGCCTCTAACTTATAGCTGGAAAGGTAGAACACAGGAAGGCAATCTTGTAACAGGTGAAACAGAGGCAGAAAATGAATTAGAGCTTCTTTTAGCATTGAGAAACAGCGGGATAATTCCTCGATATGTAAAAGAGAAGGAAGAAAGGAAAATTTTCACTTTCGGGAAGGTCTCGCAGAAAGATATTTTATTTTTTACACGTCAGTTTGCAACTCTTTTTGCAGCAGGTGTTCCTGTAGTACAGGCTTTTGATGCGTTAATAGATCAGATTAAAAATAAATCTTTCAAAAAAGTTCTTATTCAGATGAGAAATGATATAGAAAAAGGTTCGTCACTTGCTGAGTCAATGAAAAGACATCCAAAAGTTTTCAATTCTCTTTTTATTAATATGGTCAGAGCAGGTGAAGAAGGTGGAATTCTGGAGAAAGTTCTTCAGAGAATGGCTGATTATTTTGAAAAGATGATTAAACTTAAAAGAAAAATTATAGGTGCAATGATTTATCCCTCGTTGATCATTGCTGTGGCTGTTTTGGTGGTTTCTATAATAATGATATTTGTTATTCCAACATTTGCAAAGTTGTTTGGTGAAATGGGGATAGATCTTCCACTGCCCACGAGGATTACAATTGCTGTGAGTAATTTTATGGCTAAATCAGCAGTTTTCATCTTAGCTGGAATTATAGGATTCTTTGTTTTTATAAAATTTTTACGAAAGTCTGAAAGGGGAAAAAAGATTATAGATGGTGTTCTTCTTAAAGCTCCGCTTCTTGGCGTAGTTTTGCTCAAAGCTTCTCTTTCAAGATTTGCAAGAACACTTGGAACTCTTTTGAGTAGCGGAGTTCCGATACTTTCAAGTATGGAGATAAGTGCCAGAGCTTCAGCCAATAAAATTATAGAAGATGTTGTTTTAGAGATGAAAGAAGATGTAACCGCTGGTAAATCTCTGACCGAGGTTTTAAAGACCAATCCTGAAATTTTTCCACCAATTTTTGTTCAGATGGTCAGTGTTGGAGAATCCACAGGGGCAACTGATGAGATGCTTAACAAAGTAGCAGATTTCTATGATGAGGAAGTTGACAATGCTGTTGCCAATCTTATGAGTATGCTTGAACCAGCATTGATAATATTTCTCGGTGTTACAATTGGATTTATAGTGCTCTCACTGTATCTGCCAATCTTCAGGCTTGGTGAGGTTGTTGGTAGAGGTTGA
- the sdhD gene encoding succinate dehydrogenase, hydrophobic membrane anchor protein: MGRTFAWLFHRLTGIILVVGLLYHFHLMHFMGHDNYSYEAVMKRLADPAWKTFNIVFLFSALYHGFYGLNGIITEYIKSNFLKNSLNVLVFILPLVLAFFGVKIVFF, encoded by the coding sequence GTGGGACGTACTTTTGCCTGGCTTTTTCATAGATTAACAGGTATTATACTTGTAGTAGGTTTGCTCTATCACTTCCATTTAATGCATTTTATGGGACATGACAACTACTCATACGAAGCTGTAATGAAGAGACTGGCTGATCCTGCGTGGAAAACTTTTAATATTGTATTTTTATTTTCAGCTCTTTATCATGGTTTTTACGGATTAAATGGCATTATCACTGAATATATAAAGAGTAATTTTTTGAAAAATAGTTTAAATGTGCTGGTGTTTATTCTACCTTTAGTGCTTGCATTTTTTGGTGTAAAGATTGTATTTTTTTAA
- the sdhC gene encoding succinate dehydrogenase, cytochrome b556 subunit: MRYKWSINSLAWLFHRITGIVLSFYIIAHIYVLSHLKDPESYNRLMGMMKNPIVKIGELGLFAVVLIHVFAGLRVTFLEAGISTKYQKHMAYTGAVFIALVWFIGAVYFLKEVF, from the coding sequence ATGAGGTATAAATGGAGCATTAACTCTTTAGCATGGCTTTTTCACAGGATTACCGGTATTGTATTGAGTTTTTACATCATTGCTCACATTTATGTTTTAAGCCATCTTAAAGACCCTGAGTCATATAACAGGTTAATGGGTATGATGAAAAATCCGATTGTTAAAATCGGTGAGCTAGGTCTTTTTGCAGTTGTTTTAATTCATGTATTTGCCGGTCTTCGAGTAACATTTCTTGAAGCTGGAATTTCAACAAAATATCAGAAGCATATGGCATATACAGGAGCTGTTTTTATAGCTCTGGTATGGTTTATAGGTGCGGTTTACTTTTTAAAGGAGGTGTTCTAG
- a CDS encoding succinate dehydrogenase iron-sulfur subunit, with the protein MEKYYTFKIKRFLPDETPSVRWDEFRIRLNRMERIIDGLIKIKETRDGTLTFRKSCAHGVCGSCAMKINGKNRLACQTLVKDMPEVIEIEPLPALPVIKDLVVDMTLFFEKNDRVLPYLINDEPPPERERLQSPDDQHKILESITCIMCGSCTTSCPVFWADKEYLGPSALLKAYRFTFDTRDRATQQRLEKITGEHGVWRCHSIFNCVDVCPKEIDITKHILKLKRLAVKKGFTGGEQ; encoded by the coding sequence ATGGAAAAATACTACACATTTAAGATTAAAAGGTTTTTACCGGATGAAACTCCTTCTGTAAGATGGGATGAATTCAGAATCAGACTTAACAGAATGGAAAGAATTATTGATGGACTGATAAAAATTAAAGAGACAAGAGATGGAACTCTCACTTTTCGAAAATCCTGCGCTCATGGTGTATGCGGTTCCTGTGCAATGAAAATCAACGGCAAAAACAGGCTTGCCTGCCAGACTCTTGTTAAGGATATGCCAGAGGTGATTGAAATTGAGCCATTGCCAGCTCTGCCTGTTATAAAGGATCTGGTTGTTGATATGACACTGTTTTTTGAAAAAAATGACAGAGTTTTACCTTATTTAATCAATGATGAACCTCCTCCTGAAAGGGAAAGGTTACAGAGCCCTGATGATCAACACAAGATTCTTGAATCAATAACCTGTATTATGTGCGGTAGTTGCACCACTTCATGTCCTGTTTTCTGGGCGGACAAAGAATATCTCGGACCTTCAGCCCTTCTTAAAGCATATAGATTTACATTTGATACACGTGACAGGGCAACACAACAGAGGCTCGAAAAAATAACTGGAGAACACGGGGTATGGAGATGTCATTCTATTTTTAACTGTGTTGATGTCTGCCCAAAGGAGATAGATATTACAAAGCACATACTCAAATTGAAAAGACTGGCTGTTAAAAAAGGGTTTACAGGAGGTGAACAATGA